The Salinibacterium sp. M195 genome includes a window with the following:
- a CDS encoding glycosyltransferase family 2 protein translates to MGHGVEPERWFSAVLDALTSATAAERLGDWRIVVGIAAAASTEKDAAELADFSRRAQEAGGGLLTVEIGTVDYRRAHDRLLAAGNEDRVLVIDSGVVVLSSTVTRLLDAIEDDSAGGVRARVVPVADESFERFGCALYSRGSLENAGGFVIFGNDGQGSGLVRSPEAVVAVDKRIGADLPTTHDPAPIERPLLEQVMDFPALGKGQQALTDALTVAAQPLVSVVMRTQLHRPEALRDALVCLAGQTDGRFEVILVAHNANVSAIGNVLADQPEWLRSRARIILAEGGTRSVPINVGIAAATGTHIAFLDDDDLVFAHWIAAFLTAAEQYPRRLLRALTAVQRVGAATWGNGLEGHEDGSELFTPYPSTYDVADHLRVNMTPFMAFAFPRGFFEVFGGADESLEVCEDWDLSLRAALVLGVADIPTVTSIYRRWSTGGDSYSTHGETIWQRDMLLVRGKLDAAPVLLPPGGVSILARYSTMADSETKLAAVYASTSWRITAPVRFVAERAGRITGTISSLFRRSAR, encoded by the coding sequence GTGGGCCACGGCGTGGAGCCCGAGCGCTGGTTCTCGGCTGTCCTTGACGCGCTAACCTCGGCTACCGCAGCGGAACGGCTTGGAGACTGGCGGATCGTTGTCGGAATCGCGGCGGCGGCATCAACCGAGAAGGATGCGGCTGAATTAGCCGATTTTTCGCGTCGAGCGCAAGAAGCGGGCGGTGGCCTCCTCACCGTGGAGATTGGCACGGTCGACTATCGACGCGCCCACGATCGTCTCCTTGCCGCGGGCAATGAGGATCGAGTTCTCGTTATCGATTCGGGTGTCGTTGTCTTATCAAGTACCGTTACCCGTCTCCTTGACGCGATAGAAGATGACTCTGCTGGGGGAGTCCGTGCGCGCGTCGTGCCAGTAGCGGACGAGTCTTTCGAACGGTTCGGTTGTGCGTTGTATTCACGGGGATCACTTGAGAACGCGGGTGGCTTCGTTATCTTCGGAAACGACGGCCAGGGTTCCGGTCTGGTGCGTAGCCCCGAAGCCGTAGTCGCGGTAGATAAGCGAATCGGCGCTGATCTGCCGACAACTCACGATCCGGCCCCGATCGAGCGCCCTCTTCTTGAGCAAGTGATGGACTTTCCTGCCCTCGGAAAAGGCCAGCAAGCCCTAACCGATGCCCTCACCGTGGCGGCGCAACCGCTGGTTTCTGTTGTGATGCGCACCCAGCTTCACCGCCCCGAAGCGCTTCGCGATGCCCTCGTGTGCCTCGCAGGTCAAACTGATGGGCGTTTTGAGGTCATCCTCGTCGCGCACAATGCGAACGTCAGCGCCATTGGAAATGTGCTTGCGGATCAGCCAGAGTGGCTGAGAAGCCGGGCAAGAATAATTCTCGCTGAGGGAGGCACCCGTTCTGTTCCGATTAATGTCGGAATCGCTGCGGCGACCGGAACCCACATCGCCTTTCTTGACGACGATGATCTCGTGTTCGCACACTGGATCGCCGCTTTCCTCACCGCGGCCGAGCAGTATCCGCGTCGACTTCTGCGGGCGCTTACGGCAGTGCAAAGAGTGGGAGCTGCAACCTGGGGCAACGGCCTCGAGGGACACGAAGACGGCTCCGAGCTTTTCACCCCGTATCCGTCAACTTACGATGTCGCTGATCACTTGCGCGTCAACATGACTCCCTTCATGGCGTTTGCTTTTCCCCGCGGTTTCTTTGAGGTGTTCGGAGGCGCAGATGAGTCGCTTGAGGTCTGCGAAGACTGGGATCTCTCCCTGCGTGCCGCGCTGGTATTGGGAGTGGCAGACATCCCCACGGTCACTTCTATCTACCGTCGGTGGAGCACAGGCGGGGATTCATACTCGACCCATGGTGAGACCATTTGGCAGCGCGACATGTTGCTCGTGCGCGGCAAACTCGACGCCGCACCGGTACTCCTGCCCCCTGGCGGGGTGAGCATCCTTGCGCGGTATTCGACGATGGCAGACAGCGAAACCAAGCTCGCAGCCGTCTACGCGAGCACAAGCTGGCGAATCACCGCACCGGTGCGATTCGTCGCCGAGCGCGCGGGTCGCATCACCGGCACAATCAGTTCTCTCTTTCGTAGATCAGCGCGCTGA
- a CDS encoding glycosyltransferase produces MGDVRLGLVSVVLVNFRGTDDTIEAIGNLGQIDWPQGKLEIIVVENASGDDSAERLRAAAPHVKLIVSKTNDGFAGGCNRGVAASSGEYVALLNNDARPDDQWIRAAVAKFEESPRIGAVASRVLDWEGNLVDYIGSAMTWYGMGYKPFTAEPIPSTPEVPTDVLFGTGSAMFVRRTVYDELEGFDENYFMFFEDVDLGWRLNLLGYRYAYEPASLAFHKHHASMKAFGSHKETYLLERNALYTLYKNLDDKALAETLPAAIGLSIRRGVTRGELDSTSFDLRKPGGDDTDVIEVSKQTVANVFAIDQFVQLLPELKKSRARVQKTRTVSDAHVWRLFGVADAPITHEKPYLDGYENLVSTFDVARPSNAVGNRVLIITGDPIGIKLAGPAIRAWNMAEQLTADNEVTLLSLTGVEPLEAPFSLAHVRPGDDRAFRKFEQWADVIIFQGHAMAVFSALQTTEKIMVVDIYDPMHLEQLEQGRELPAAQWAQQVDDATQVLNEQLQRGDFFLCASDRQKMFWLGQLAALGRINPANYEGDPDLDGLISVAPFGLSSTPPIHVHDVLKGVKPGINKTDKVLLWSGGLYNWFDPKTLIRAVAAVSERHDNVRLFFQGTKHPHPGVPEMEIVAESRSLAQELAVLDSAVFFNDSWVDYSERQNYLTEADAGVSTHFSHVETTFSFRTRILDYLWAELPMVVTEGDHFAELVAAEGLGVVVEAENVDQLAEALEKVLFDEEFIAAARANIHRVRERYYWQTALAPLVNFVNTAHRAGDRTGVSRQRSLGRTRRKRYSGPIHDLERVVFYLKNAGPKVVVAKIRRRLKRP; encoded by the coding sequence ATGGGTGACGTGCGTCTGGGGTTAGTTTCTGTTGTTCTCGTGAATTTCCGGGGCACAGACGACACCATCGAAGCGATCGGCAACCTTGGGCAGATCGACTGGCCACAGGGCAAGCTTGAGATCATCGTTGTTGAGAACGCGTCGGGCGACGATAGCGCCGAGCGACTTCGCGCAGCTGCTCCGCATGTGAAGCTGATCGTTTCAAAGACCAACGACGGATTCGCCGGAGGGTGCAACAGGGGAGTCGCTGCGTCGTCGGGAGAGTACGTTGCGCTGCTCAATAACGATGCGCGACCGGATGACCAGTGGATCCGGGCTGCGGTGGCAAAGTTCGAGGAATCCCCTCGCATTGGCGCGGTCGCAAGCAGAGTTCTCGACTGGGAAGGCAACCTCGTCGACTACATCGGGTCAGCAATGACCTGGTACGGCATGGGCTACAAGCCATTCACCGCTGAGCCCATTCCGAGCACCCCCGAAGTCCCTACCGACGTCTTATTCGGCACCGGATCCGCCATGTTTGTGCGCCGTACGGTCTATGACGAGCTCGAAGGTTTTGACGAGAACTACTTCATGTTCTTCGAGGACGTAGACCTCGGCTGGCGGCTCAACCTCCTCGGCTATCGCTACGCCTACGAGCCAGCGTCGCTAGCATTTCACAAGCACCACGCCTCGATGAAGGCGTTCGGTTCGCACAAAGAGACGTACCTTCTCGAACGCAACGCGCTCTACACCCTGTACAAGAACCTCGATGATAAGGCTCTCGCTGAGACTCTTCCCGCGGCAATCGGGCTGTCCATTCGTCGCGGAGTAACCCGCGGAGAACTTGACTCAACATCGTTCGACCTGCGCAAACCAGGAGGCGACGACACGGATGTCATCGAGGTCTCCAAACAGACAGTCGCCAATGTATTTGCGATCGACCAGTTCGTTCAACTGCTTCCGGAACTAAAGAAGTCTCGCGCCCGAGTGCAGAAAACGAGAACGGTCAGCGACGCGCACGTCTGGCGCTTGTTCGGGGTTGCCGACGCTCCCATCACCCACGAAAAACCGTATCTCGACGGTTACGAGAACCTCGTCTCCACTTTTGATGTAGCTCGCCCGTCGAATGCGGTCGGAAACCGCGTACTCATCATCACCGGCGATCCGATCGGTATTAAACTCGCCGGACCCGCCATCCGGGCCTGGAATATGGCCGAGCAACTCACGGCCGACAACGAAGTGACACTTCTCAGCCTGACCGGTGTCGAACCGTTGGAAGCGCCATTCTCGCTTGCGCATGTGCGACCAGGCGATGACCGCGCGTTCCGCAAATTTGAGCAGTGGGCCGACGTCATCATCTTCCAAGGCCACGCCATGGCAGTATTCAGCGCGCTGCAGACCACCGAGAAAATCATGGTCGTCGACATCTACGACCCCATGCACCTTGAGCAGCTTGAGCAAGGCCGCGAACTTCCGGCCGCACAGTGGGCGCAACAAGTGGATGACGCAACGCAGGTGCTCAATGAGCAACTGCAACGCGGTGACTTCTTTTTGTGCGCATCCGATCGTCAAAAAATGTTCTGGCTTGGTCAATTGGCGGCGCTTGGCCGCATCAACCCAGCGAACTACGAGGGTGACCCAGATCTTGATGGGCTCATCAGCGTCGCGCCTTTCGGCTTGTCGTCGACGCCACCGATCCACGTGCATGACGTGCTGAAGGGTGTTAAGCCCGGCATCAATAAAACCGACAAAGTCTTGCTGTGGAGTGGCGGTCTCTATAACTGGTTTGATCCCAAGACATTGATCCGCGCAGTTGCCGCGGTATCGGAGCGGCACGACAACGTGCGACTGTTTTTCCAAGGCACGAAGCATCCGCATCCTGGTGTGCCGGAGATGGAAATCGTCGCCGAATCGCGAAGCCTCGCTCAGGAACTAGCGGTTCTCGACTCTGCAGTTTTCTTCAACGACTCCTGGGTTGACTACAGTGAGCGACAGAATTATCTCACTGAGGCCGATGCCGGCGTCAGCACCCATTTCTCGCACGTCGAAACGACCTTCTCGTTCCGCACGCGAATTCTCGACTACTTGTGGGCAGAACTCCCCATGGTGGTTACCGAGGGCGATCACTTCGCTGAACTCGTCGCCGCCGAAGGACTCGGTGTGGTCGTTGAGGCAGAGAACGTTGACCAACTTGCTGAGGCACTCGAAAAGGTTCTGTTCGATGAGGAGTTCATCGCTGCAGCTCGGGCCAACATCCACCGAGTACGGGAACGCTACTACTGGCAGACGGCTCTCGCCCCGCTGGTCAATTTCGTGAATACGGCACACCGCGCTGGCGACCGCACTGGCGTTTCGCGGCAACGGTCCTTAGGGCGCACACGACGAAAGCGTTATTCCGGGCCGATCCACGACCTTGAACGGGTCGTCTTCTACCTGAAGAACGCGGGGCCCAAGGTTGTTGTCGCCAAAATTCGGCGGCGGCTGAAGCGACCATAA
- a CDS encoding DUF389 domain-containing protein, with protein sequence MTDAGEKEAPPSNLNNVSHMRNAVLFEGPERGQRLSRFWILLSLASTIAAAGIVADSTAAVIGAMIVAPMMLPIQGTMLSTVLGDRVNLIRSIILVASGAAAAIAIGFLVGMLVTNDVVAATNAQVAGRVHPGLIDLLAALATGVVGSFALIRRDISDTLPGVAIAISLVPPLVVAGLTLESGATEESLGALLLFVTNVASILATGVVVMALFKIQRSLRADTQSGVAKVAQRKTALVISAMLVVVAIPLTISSITTGTNTVRENTIRAITDQWASEADWDLVTVDTRLNQVLVRVTGPLPAPDTKELAARIAASDIDPTVVEVELVPSHSVILDKPETSTN encoded by the coding sequence GTGACCGACGCAGGAGAAAAAGAGGCTCCACCCTCGAATCTCAACAATGTCTCCCATATGCGCAATGCTGTGCTGTTCGAAGGTCCAGAACGCGGACAACGCTTGAGCCGTTTTTGGATTCTGCTGAGTCTCGCGTCGACGATTGCGGCCGCTGGAATCGTCGCTGACTCAACTGCTGCCGTCATTGGGGCGATGATCGTTGCCCCCATGATGCTCCCGATTCAGGGAACAATGCTTTCCACCGTGCTCGGCGATCGAGTGAACCTTATTCGGTCGATTATTCTCGTCGCCTCCGGTGCTGCCGCTGCAATTGCGATCGGCTTCCTTGTCGGAATGTTGGTAACAAATGATGTTGTCGCGGCAACTAACGCTCAGGTCGCTGGTCGAGTGCATCCGGGGCTCATCGATCTGCTCGCAGCTCTAGCCACTGGAGTGGTCGGTTCGTTTGCGCTCATTCGTCGTGACATTTCAGACACTCTGCCCGGTGTCGCTATTGCCATCTCGCTGGTGCCGCCGCTTGTCGTCGCTGGTCTCACCCTCGAATCCGGGGCGACCGAAGAGAGTCTCGGTGCGCTCTTGCTCTTCGTCACAAACGTCGCATCGATTTTGGCAACCGGCGTCGTGGTGATGGCTCTCTTCAAGATTCAGCGATCCCTGCGTGCCGATACGCAGAGTGGTGTCGCGAAAGTCGCCCAGCGAAAAACTGCGCTCGTTATTTCAGCGATGCTCGTTGTCGTCGCGATCCCCCTCACGATCTCATCGATTACTACCGGAACTAACACGGTACGAGAAAACACGATTCGCGCGATCACCGATCAATGGGCCAGCGAGGCCGACTGGGATCTGGTGACAGTAGACACCCGTCTCAATCAAGTGTTGGTCCGGGTCACTGGGCCTCTGCCCGCCCCAGACACGAAAGAGCTTGCGGCCCGCATAGCCGCGAGTGATATCGACCCTACGGTCGTCGAAGTTGAGCTCGTGCCGTCGCACAGCGTAATTCTTGACAAGCCCGAAACATCCACGAATTAG
- a CDS encoding amidohydrolase, giving the protein MASTLFIGNILTLDEKAPRAGAVLVDGERITAIGTEQELRAVLPGDTAIVELGDRVLMPGLIEPHGHPLESAVLLSENVVDIRPVIVRDPEVIFDRIRTAIASQPEGAMVNGWDPLLQLGLVDPTLASLDELAGDVPLLILHNSGHSAFFNTAAAHLAGISRETPDPPGASYARDAAGNLSGVARETAAIMTVAGPFLSRGYADFGRLLAAELQRANAAGVTTLCEMSWNPAQAPLVAAARESHELTARLRFYEMSHPGGTSATPRHNGDDIVAQVGIKTWADGSPWVGNIATSFPYLTNATTAAMGLEPDHRGAANFSQAQLTEISRGYAAQGWQLACHAHGDLAIDSVLNAWESVIAELGLTDHRFRLEHVGAITAEQCARAASLGVTVSVFVDHIHYWGDVLVDGLFGEPGKRWADAQSAVAAGVRTTFHNDGTVTPLEPFRNMAVAMTRRSNTGRRLDGAEGVSLNDALKAHTVNAAWQLQAEDQIGSIEVGKFADLIIVDRDPHAIDAELLANTQVLSTYFAGALVYQRG; this is encoded by the coding sequence GTGGCTTCGACTCTTTTCATCGGGAACATCCTCACCCTCGACGAGAAAGCCCCGCGCGCGGGTGCCGTGCTCGTAGACGGTGAACGAATAACAGCCATCGGAACCGAACAAGAACTCCGCGCGGTGTTGCCCGGCGACACCGCGATTGTAGAACTCGGCGACCGAGTGCTCATGCCCGGCCTCATCGAACCACACGGTCATCCCCTCGAGAGTGCGGTGCTCCTCAGCGAGAACGTGGTCGACATTCGCCCAGTCATTGTGAGAGACCCCGAAGTGATCTTCGATCGCATCCGTACTGCCATCGCTTCGCAGCCTGAAGGGGCGATGGTAAACGGTTGGGATCCGCTGCTGCAGTTAGGGCTCGTAGACCCCACTCTCGCCAGTCTCGACGAACTAGCCGGAGATGTCCCGCTCCTCATTCTTCACAACTCCGGGCACAGCGCCTTCTTCAATACGGCGGCAGCCCATCTCGCCGGAATCAGTCGTGAGACCCCTGACCCGCCCGGAGCTTCTTATGCGCGGGATGCCGCGGGCAACCTCTCGGGAGTTGCGCGCGAGACAGCAGCAATCATGACCGTCGCAGGCCCCTTCCTCAGCCGCGGCTACGCAGATTTTGGGCGCCTCCTCGCCGCGGAACTACAGCGCGCCAATGCCGCCGGGGTCACCACACTCTGCGAGATGTCATGGAATCCCGCCCAAGCTCCCTTGGTAGCCGCTGCCCGCGAGAGCCACGAACTCACCGCCCGACTCCGCTTCTATGAGATGTCTCACCCGGGCGGCACAAGCGCTACGCCTCGGCACAATGGGGATGACATCGTCGCTCAAGTCGGGATCAAAACGTGGGCAGACGGGTCGCCCTGGGTCGGAAACATTGCCACGTCGTTTCCATACCTCACCAACGCCACTACCGCCGCCATGGGCCTCGAGCCCGATCACCGCGGCGCCGCCAATTTCTCCCAGGCGCAACTCACCGAGATATCCCGGGGCTACGCCGCTCAGGGCTGGCAGCTCGCCTGCCACGCTCATGGAGATCTTGCGATAGACAGTGTGCTGAACGCGTGGGAATCCGTTATTGCCGAGCTCGGCCTCACCGACCACCGCTTTCGACTCGAACATGTCGGAGCGATCACGGCAGAGCAGTGCGCCCGCGCCGCCTCCCTCGGGGTCACCGTGAGTGTTTTCGTTGACCACATTCATTACTGGGGTGACGTATTGGTCGACGGCCTCTTCGGGGAACCCGGTAAACGATGGGCGGATGCCCAGAGTGCCGTGGCCGCCGGAGTTCGCACCACATTCCACAACGATGGCACGGTCACGCCGCTCGAGCCTTTCCGCAACATGGCGGTCGCGATGACCCGGCGCAGCAATACGGGCCGCAGGCTCGATGGGGCTGAGGGCGTGTCTCTCAATGACGCCCTCAAAGCACACACGGTGAACGCAGCGTGGCAGTTGCAGGCCGAAGACCAGATCGGCAGCATCGAGGTCGGGAAATTCGCCGACCTCATCATCGTCGATCGGGATCCGCACGCCATCGATGCCGAACTGCTCGCCAACACACAAGTGCTCTCCACCTACTTCGCTGGTGCGCTCGTGTACCAGCGGGGCTAG
- the pdxY gene encoding pyridoxal kinase PdxY gives MKILSIQSAVAFGHVGNSAAVFPLQRIGVEVLPVYTVNFSNHTGYGAWRGPMIDPSDVSEVIAGIEDRGVFPQIDVILSGYQGGEGIGDVIIDTVARVKEANPNAIYACDPVMGNAKSGCFVAPAIPILLRERVVPVADIITPNQFELGFLTETEPDTIESTLASADVARAMGPSTVLVTSVERPDREADTIEMMVVTDAGAWIVQTPQLPMKANGSGDVTAALFTAHFTRSGDAADALARTASSVFDLLTKTLESGERELQLVESQEFYAHPQMQFTTRQVR, from the coding sequence ATGAAGATCCTCTCGATTCAGTCCGCAGTCGCGTTTGGCCATGTCGGCAACTCGGCTGCCGTGTTCCCGCTGCAACGCATCGGCGTTGAGGTGTTGCCGGTCTATACGGTGAACTTCTCGAACCACACCGGCTATGGCGCGTGGCGTGGCCCGATGATCGACCCGAGTGACGTCTCTGAAGTCATCGCCGGCATCGAGGACCGCGGAGTCTTCCCCCAGATCGACGTCATCCTTTCGGGCTACCAGGGCGGCGAGGGCATCGGCGATGTCATCATCGACACCGTTGCCCGCGTCAAGGAAGCGAACCCGAACGCGATCTACGCGTGCGACCCCGTGATGGGCAATGCGAAATCCGGATGCTTCGTAGCCCCGGCCATTCCGATCCTGCTTCGCGAGCGCGTGGTTCCTGTCGCTGACATCATCACGCCTAACCAGTTCGAGCTCGGATTCCTCACCGAGACCGAGCCAGACACGATCGAGTCAACCCTCGCCTCGGCCGACGTGGCGCGCGCCATGGGCCCGAGCACCGTTCTCGTGACCAGCGTTGAGCGTCCCGACCGAGAAGCGGACACCATCGAAATGATGGTCGTGACGGATGCCGGAGCCTGGATCGTGCAAACCCCGCAGCTTCCCATGAAGGCCAACGGTTCCGGTGACGTCACCGCCGCCCTCTTTACCGCCCACTTCACGCGCAGCGGCGATGCCGCGGATGCTCTGGCTCGCACAGCATCTAGCGTCTTCGACTTGCTCACCAAAACTCTTGAATCTGGCGAGCGCGAGCTGCAACTCGTGGAGTCACAGGAGTTCTACGCTCATCCGCAGATGCAGTTCACTACGCGCCAGGTTCGCTGA